The following nucleotide sequence is from Chloroflexota bacterium.
ATGCGCGGTGTGGAGCGTGTCGTGCTGGTCATTGTGGATGCCATGGGCTATGGCCGTCTCGCGCACGCGCTGGAGCGCAACCCAGACAACGGCTTTCACGCGCTGTTGCGCGGCGGCGGCAGCCTGCACCCGCTGACATCGGTCTTTCCGTCCACGACCACGGCCGCGTTGACGGCGCTCTGGTCGGGCTACGCGCCCGCCGAGCACGGCTTCATGGGCTACACGATGTTCCTGCGCGAGTTTGGCGTCCGCGCCGAGATGATCGGCTTCAATCCGGCGGCGACCGAGCGGCAGGGCCACGAGCAGTTGCTGGCGGGGGGGCTGGATCCGGACAGCTTCCTGCCCGTGCCGTCGCTGCCGCAGACGCTGGCGCGCTATGACGTGCCGGTCTTCAACCTGATCGAGCAGGCCTACACGCGCAGCGCACTCTCGCGCGTGCAGATTCGCGGGCAGAAGGAGACGCGCGGATTCGTCACTTCGACCGACATGTGGATTGTGCTGCGCACCTGGCTGAAGCAGCACCCGTTGGAGCGCGCACTGTTTGTCGCCTACTGGAGTAAGATCGACACGCTCTCGCACCTGTACGGCCCGTCGTCGGAAACGATTACCAGCGAGATCGACAACTTGGCCTACACGTTCGAGCGCGAGTTCCTGCGCAAGCTGCCGCCCGAAGCGCGCGAGGGGACGCTGTTCCTGCTGACCGCCGATCACGGCCAGGTGGATACCCCGGCCGACCAGGCGATCTACCTGCGCGATCATCCAGCCCTGCGCGACCGCTTGCAGTTCAACTATACCGGCGACCCGCGCGCGCCGTACCTGACGGTGCGGAACGGCGAGGCCGACGCCGTGCGCGCCTACCTGGCCAAGAACCTGTCGCGCCAGTTTGTCGTGTTGGATTCGCAAGAGGCGCTGCGCGCCGGGCTGTTCGGCGGCGGCAAGCCGGCGCCCGAAACACGCTACCGCATCGGCGACCTGATTCTGCTGCCGCGCGGCCAGCAAATCCTCTGGGAGCGCAATGAGCCGCCGCGGCTGGTGGGCCGGCACGGCGCGCTCGACGCCCAGGAGATGCTCGTCCCGCTGATCGCTGCGCGGCTGGACGCCTGATCACGAGCCGCCCGATGAGTTCTTTCGAGTCAGTCCGTTCCACCCTGCGGCAATCGCCGCTCTTGAGAACGCTGCCGGCGCTCTTGCTGGATGCGCTCGCCGCGCGCGCCTCCGAGCAGCGTTACTGCTGCGGCGACATCGTCTTTCACGACGGCGATTCCGGCCGCAGCCTGTACCTGATTGCGTCCGGCGAAGTCGATATCGTCATCGACCATCACGGCCAGGAGTTCGTGCTTGCGCGGATCGGCGCAGGCGAGCCGTTTGGCGAGATGGCGCTGATCGACGATTCGCCGCGCTCGGCGACCGTGCGCGCGTCGAGCCCGGAACTGGTCGTACTGGAGTTGCAGCGCTCGGATCTGCTCGAAGCGTTGCAGATCCACCCGCCCGCGCTGTATGAGATTCTCCGCCTGTTAACCGGGCGTTTGCGCGCGTCGGATTCGGTGCGGGTGCAAGAGCTGGTAAACAAGTTCGAGGCGCTGGCCGAGGCCAATCGGCGGCTGGAGAGCAACTATAACGCCACGCTGGCGGCGCTCTCGCAGGCGCTCGACCTGCGCGACCAAGCGATCTTCGGCCACTCCGAGCGGGTCAGCACTTACTCGCTGGCGATCGGCGACGCGCTGGCGCTGCCGGCGCAGCAACTGCACTCGCTGCGGCTGGGCGCGCTATTGCACGATATCGGCAAGATCGGCGTATCCGACACGATCCTGCGCAAGCCCGGCCCGCTATCGGCTGATGAAACGCAGGAAATGCGCCTGCACCCGGCCTGGGGCAAGCGAATCATTGAGGGGATCGAATTCCTGCGGCCGGCGCTCGATGTGGTCTATGCCCATCATGAGCGATGGGATGGGCGCGGCTATCCGCGCGGATTGCGCGGCGACGATATTCCCCTGACGGCACGCATATTTGCCGTGGTCGACGTGTTCGATGCGCTCACGATGGTGCGCCCGTACAAGCTGGCCTGGCCGACCGCGCAGGCGCGCGAGCAGATTGTCGGCGAGTCCGGCAAAGCGTTCGACCCGCGCATAGTAGGCGCCTTCTTGCTGGTGTACCCGCAGTTTGTCGAGATCGTGCAGAAGGCACTGGCGGCTGCTGACTCGTTTGGCGGCGACGCCGCGTGAGTCGCGTTTAGCGCAGGGCAAACGGCCCGACGCGCACGGCGTCGCCGGCCGGCACGCCCGTGGCGTCAATGACCCGCAAGCGCGGTTGCCCGGGCGCGTTGGCGTCGTATACGCCGAGTTCCACAGAGTAGTTCCCTGCCGGCGCATCGGCCGGCAGCGCCAGATCGTACCACTGCCAGACCAGGTCGTCATCCTGCCACGACGAGGTTGGGTACGCCGAGCGATCCTCCTGCGTCCAGCGGCGCCCGTCGCTGTCTACCAGGTGCGCGAAGAAGTTGCGATTGAGATCGCCGGGAATTCGTCGCAGCACGCGCCAGTAGAGCAAAACGTGCAGGTGGTGGCCGGTGGGTGTCGCATCAACCCCCACCAGCTCGACTTCGTTGTTCATATTGGCATGCAGCGGGTAGGCCGGCGCGGGCGTCCGCAGACGGCGCAGGCCATCCGGCGGCAGATGGTACAACATGAACGCTGGCTTGCCCCGCTCGTCGGGCGGCCCCGCCTGGGTTGCGAGCGTTTTGAGCAGTCCCGCGCCGTCGCTCAGCGATTCGTTTGTTGCCGGAATGAAGTAACTCACCCCCCGGCCGCTGCGGTCGTCCGGCAGGACGAGCACGCGCCGGCCGTTGAACCACTGAAAACGCTGCTTGCGCGCCTGCATCAGGTATAGCGCGTTCTGGTCGAGGTCGGCCGCGTAGCGCGCCGACAGCATGACAGTGCCGGCCGGTTGCTGCGTGTCCAGGAAAGCGGCGATCTCGGCCAGATCGGCGCGATAGATCGTGCGCACCCGCGCATCGGTGGCCCAGCGTGTGAAGTAGTCCACCGTCGTGCTCGTCGTTTCCCAGGCCAGCAGCACCGCCAGCGCCGCGGTGAACGCCACCGCCCACGCGCGCCGCGCGGATGGCAGTCGCCCGCGCACGGCATCCAGAGCCAGCGGCGGCAGCATGACGATCAGCGGCAGTGCGGCGCTGCTACGCAGATATGACGGGCTGGCGCGCGTCACCGCGCTGGCGATGACGTTGCTGGCGATCCAGATCACGACGAAAGCGAAGCGTGGATCGCGCCAGCGGCGCACGCAGAGCGCCAGCCCCCCGTACGCGAGCAGGCCAATCACGAGGGTGAAGACGGGCCGGCCGGCAAGGTTGTAACGCCACGAGGGGTCCCCCGCAAACGCGAACATGCCAGCCACGCCGGCGATGTTGCGAGCCAGCGGCTCTACGTCGCCGGACAGCGCCGCGCGCATATCGGCGGCCAGATCTTCCGAGCGGCTGGTCGCATCGCCGGTGGTGGTCAGCACGTGAATGACCATCGGCGAGGCAACGACAGTGCCCAGTAGCAGCGCGACCACCAGGGCACGCCACTGCGCATGCCAGCGCGCGCGATTCCAGACGAGGAGATAGCCGGCGTACGCAGCGATGCTGAACGGAATCAGCGGCGCGGATTGGTACGTGTACTGCGCGAGGCCGGTTGCGACGCCGAGTGCGATGACGCCCGCCCGTCGTCGCTGGGGCCATGTGGATCCGGGTGGCGACGACACAAACACGACGCTGAATAGCCACGCGATCAGTGCCGCCATCATCAGCAGGGTCACCGGCTCCAGCCCGACGCGGCTTTCAAATAGCTGCCAGTGCGATACCGCCATCAGCGCTGCGCTGATCAGCCCGGCAAACACCCCGAACAGCCGGCGCGCGGCCAGCGCGGTAAAGATGATCGCGGCAAGCCCGCACACGACCGAAACCATGCGCAGGCTGACGATGTCAGCGCCGGCGAGGGCGAAAAACGGCGCGACCAGATAGGCGTGCAGGGGCAACACCCCGCCGTTCTGATCCCAGTAAAGTGGCCGCGCTCCGTCGATGATCTGAGTGGCGAAGTTGGCCGAGAATGTTTCGTCGTGCTGTGCGCCGGGCGGCGCGGCGCGCAGATCATAGATGCGCAGGACCAGTGCGACGAGCAGGATGCCGGTATAAAGCGCCAATTCGATGCGGCGTGTGACGGCTGGTGTGCTCACGGGCGCTGTACCTCGACCGGGCCGATGGTCACATGATCGCTACCATCCGAGAGTGTGAGCCGCACGCCGGTCTTCAGGTCGTACGCGCCCACGACGATCTGGTACGTTCCGGCCGGGGTTTCTTTGTCCACAACGATCAGGAAATCGTGGACGAGCGTCTCCGCCGGGTCCCAGCGTGTCGTCGGGTAGCCGCCGGCGCACGGCTGGTTGTCGTACTGCCCCCACAGCGGCGTGCCGGTGCGCGGGTTGGTCGGGCCGACCAGTTGCGCAAATACGGTGTACGCTGTCTGCATCGGCTGCTGCGCGCGCCAGAACAGCACGGTCGGAATGCCTTGCCCGGCGGCCAACCGGTCGGCCAGCAAGGTATAGCCGGTCAAGGTCATCTGGCCGCCGAAGGTTTTGCCGACTGCCGCACGCGGCACGTTGTTCCATACCTGTGCCGGCACCCGAAACATCGACAGGTACTCCTTGCCGGCGAAGTCGTCGGCCAATCGCGTGGCCGTTCCCTGCGGCCAGTACTCGCGCAGGTGGCCCAGCGTGCGGAAGTCCTCGCTGACAATCAGCATCGTTGCCGGGCGGTCGGGCGGCGGCGCGACGAGACACTTGCGCCCGTCGAACCACTTGAAATCCGGACGCGCCGCGCCCAGCGCAAACTGAATGCTCGCCTGGCCGCTGTCGAACGGCGACAGATACACCCGCTCGCCGGCCGGCAGGCCGCGCACCACATCGCCGATCTTCACAAGCCCAACGTCAAAGGCGTACCATATGCGCGGGTCGCGGGGCATGACGTTGAAGTACGCATTGAGCGACTGCGCAGCCGAGGCCAGCAGCAGTGCGCTCACCAGCAGCAGAGCAACCGGCGTCAGACGCGGGATACGCTGCGCTCGGTCGATGACCGCGCCCAGCCCCCAGCCGATCAGCAGCGCGGTCGGCGCCGCCGCGCCTAGCGTGCGCAGGAAGTTCGGCGCCGCTTCAGTGACGACCGATGGCACGAGCATGATCAGCAGCCATAAGATCACGAGCAGGTAGGGCGGCCGGGTTGCGCGCCGCATGACGAGCGCCAGCCCGAGCAGGAATCCAGCGGACAACCCCCAGTCAAGCGCCGGGCGGGCGGGCAGGTTGTGGCGCGGGTTGCTGTCGCCGGCGACGATGAACATGCCGGCGACTTTGCCGGCGTTCTCCATGATCGCCTCGGTCATCTGCCCCGGGCGTGTCGCCCAGACGGCGACCTGGTCGGAGCGGGTGAAGAAGGCGGCCGGGTGCTGAACATAATAGAACGCCAGCGGCGCGAATACGAGTGCAGCCACCACGGCGGCCACGCTCGCGCGCGCGAACGGGCGTCGCCACTGCGCGCGGTCGCGCCACAGTACCAGCAGCACGTACAGCGCGACGATGATATACATGAAGCGGATCGAAGGGTAGGTGTAGAAGCCGACGCCCAGTACGATGCCGGTTGAGACCGGCCAGATCCAGTCGCGCCAACCGGTCGGACGCGCGCCGCCGGCCGGGCGGAACGTGTAGAGCAGCAGCAGGAACGAGAGCGTACTGAACAACGGCACCAGAATCGGCTTGTAGCCCTCGCGAGAGGCGTTGACGTGCCAGTAGATCGTCGCCAGCACAAAAGCGGCAATGGCAGCCTGGCGTGTGGCGGCGCGCGCGCTGGCGCCGCCCTGCCGGAACAGTTCGAGCGCCAGCAGATAAAGCAACGGCACCGTCAGCGCGCCGAACAGGGCGCTTGGGAAGCGCACCGCAACCGGTGTCATGCCCAGCACGGATTCGCTTACCATAATGGCGTACTGGAGTATCGGCTCGCCGTTGAAGCGCGTGCCGATGTAGATGGGGCGCTCGCCGGATTCCAGCAAATAGCGCGCGTCGAGGCCGTTTTGCGCCTCGTCGTGGTGCAGGCCGGGTGGTACGCTGTCCAGTTGGACCAGACGCACCGCAAGCGCCAGCACGGTCAGGGCGACGAGTAGCAGTCCGTCGCGAAAAGTCAGGTTACGCATCGGTCAGACGCGATTGTACCGTGAACAGGGACAAAACCCAAAGGCAGCGGGCGCGGGCAGCGTGTGGGTATACCGCAAAAGTGTCGGGACCGCACGGTCAGACAGTCATTCCGGCACGTCGTTGTCCGCCGGCTTCAGGCCGGCGGACGCTAAACGGTCGGCGGCGCGAAGCCGCCGACCAGCGCCGGAATCCACTCAAACGTAGTGCTGCGATAGCCTAGCAGCCTGTCGGAGAGGACTGCATTTTGTGGTCGCAGCGCCAATAACGATCTCCAAACCACAAGATGCGGTCAAAAAGACTGGCTCTCCGACAGGCTGCTAGAGCAGATTCCGATTGGATAGATGGTGCATAGCGCCAAAGGCACCCAGATCGTCATGCCGGCGAAAGCCGGCATCCAGTCCACACTCCTGGACTCCGGCTTTCGCCGGAGTGACGTTACGTTGTGTTAGTACCATCAATTGATCAGGAAATCGCTCTAAAATTCCGGTTGGAGTGGATGCCGGCTACCATCATGCCGGCATGACGATCTGCACCATCTCCAACAGTTTGGCGCTATACCCCAGCGTGTACCCGCATTGGCGGGTGCCCCAAAATACTGATATATTTAGCCTCAGCAGGCGATCGGAACCACACAGCGGCCAAAGGAGGCCCGGATGACCAAGCTCGGACTGCACGCCAACCGTTCCTCGTCGCACCTCGTACCCTTCGTGCGCGACGCCAAACCGCGCATCGTGAAATTCCTCGACCACGATTTCGGGACGATCAAAGCGTGCCATGAGGCCTCGCCGGGCACCATGCTGATCGGCCGCCTGTTCACCGGCGACCAGCGCTACCAGCAGCCGCGTGTGCATGCGCGCGCCTACACCGATAAGATCCTCGGTATGGCCGATCGTTTCCGCGGCCTGTACGAAGCGTGGGAGTCGTACAACGAGTTGGAGCCGCAAAACCCCGACGAAGCCAAACTGTTCAACGAGTTTCACGTCCACTTCGCGGAGTTCATGCACCGCGAGGGGCTGAAGACCATCGCGTACAACTTCTCGACCGGCGTGCCGAAGCTGGAGATGTGGCGGTACTACCAGGACGGCGCAGCCGCCAGCGACTACATCGGTTTGCACGAGTACGACGCCCCGACGCTGGACCGCATCCATAAGGAGAACCTCGTGGCCGGCGGCGAAGGCGCGTACCTCGCGCTGCGCTACCGGCGCGTCTGGGGTTTGCTGGGCCCGGCGGCGCGCAAGCCGATCATCATTACCGAGAACGGTATTGACGGCGGCGTCATTAACGACACCTACCGCGATGACGATGGCAACCGGATCAAGAAACTCGGCTACAAGGACTTCGTGCGTTTCAATCAGGTCAGCGTCAACGACTACATGGCGAACCTGATCTGGTATGACAACGAGATGCAGAAGGACGACTACGTCGTCGGCTCGTGCATCTACTGTTTCGGTTCCGACAACTCCCGTTGGTATTCGTTTGATCTGGGCGACGACGACGAGCCAGCGCCGCAGGCGCGCGATGCGCTCCGGCGTACGATGCTGCGGCCGCAGCCGCCGCTGCGCCCGGTCGCGGTCAACGGCCAGTTTGTGGCACCGCCGCATGAAGGCCAGCCGCCGACCGATGGCTGGTGGCCGAACCAGCCACCGCAACCACAACCGACGCCGCAGCCACAACCGACTCCGCAGCCACCGCCACAACCACAGCCGCCACCGCCACCGTCGCCACAGCCGCCACCGACGCCACAACCACAGCCGCCACCGCCACCGTCGCCACAGCCGCCACCGACGCCGCCACCACAACCGACGCCGCCACCGTCGCCACAGCCGCCACCGCCACCACCGACGCCGATACCACAACCATCGCCGCAACCAGTTCCCACACTGCCGCCGTGTCCGACGCCGCCGGCCGATTGGTTCGCGGCGCGCTTCAATAGCGATCCGAGTTTGCGTGCTTTGCTCGGCTGTCCGACCCGTGGCCCATCTGATACGTTCCTCGCGGAGCAGCACTACCAGAATGGGTTGATGATCTACCGCGCGGACAACAAATCGGTGACGGCGTTGCTGCAGTGGGGCACGTGGTCGGCGTATCCGGACACATGGAACAGCGAGGAGCCCGAAGCAGGCTATTTCACGCCGCCGCCCGGCCTGATCGAGCCGAAGCGCGGGTTCGGCAAAGTCTGGCGTGAACGGTTGGGGGGCGACCACGCCGCGATCGGCTTTGCGATCGACAACGAGCAGGGTATGCGCGGCGCGGTGCAGCCGTTCGAGAAGGGCACCGTCATTCGCAACGGGAACAGCGAGGTGCGCATCCTGCTCGGCAACGCGAAGTGGATGGCGTAGCCGAGCGGCAGATCAAAATCGGGGCAGCGGCACAGAGCGCTTGCAGGTTGCTCTGTGCCGTTGTTGTTCTGCGCGACGAGCGTGTTTTTATGCACAGATCACGTTGAGCAGCGCCTGCCGTCGTTCCTCGCGCACGACGCGCAGCGCGCGCGCCAGCGCATGCGGTAGCTCGGCGCGCTCGGTGACGCATTCGCCGTAGCCACCCGATGCCTCGGCGTACTGCTCAAAGCGCGGTGAGGGCGACAATGACGAGAGTTGCGCGTTCCCCGTCTGCTTCGCCGCGCCCTGCGGGTACATGCGCAACGCAGCATCGCTCACGGCGTCCCAGCGGCTGTTGTTGCACACAATCGTCAGCACCGGCAGCTTCTGCGCGGCGGCTACCTGATGGCAGGCGGCCGGGTTGGCGAACATGTATGCGCCGTCGCCAACGGTCGCGATGACGAGCCGATCCGGCGCGGCCATCTGCGCGCCGAGCGCAGCCGGCACTCCCCAGCCAAGCGCGCCGATCGGCGGGTACTGGTAATACGTGCCGGCCTGTGTGAAGTCGATGTGCGGCCGCTGGACTGAGTACTCGTTGACGAGAATCGCATCGGGTGGCTTGATGTCGTTCAGGCAGCGGCTCAGCCACACCTTGCTGATCGGCCCGCCAGCGCGCTCATCCAGCGCGCGCTCGTCGGCGTAACGCCCCCACGCGGCGCGGCGCCACGCCGCGGCGCGCTCTCGCCGCGCGCTGATCTGTGCGTCTCGTCCGGCCGATGCCATTTTCATCGCGCGCGTCAGCGCGGGCAGGAATGCGCGCATGGGTGCGGTGACGGACAGGTCGGAGGGAAAACTGCGCATCGGGTAGCGGCTGAACAGCGGGTCGATTCCCGCGTGGATGATCTGCGCCTGTGCATCCGGCCGTTCGAGGTTCGGCATCCATGGCACATCGGCTTCGAGCACCAGCACCACGTCGGCCTCATCGAGCGCCGATGCGGCGTCGAAGCCGATGTGCATCGGATGCGCTGGCGACAGGCACATGAAACGCGCGCGTGCCTCGACGACCGGCAGTGCAAACCGCTCGGCGAGTTCGGCCAGCATCGAGACGGTCTGCGGGTCCTGCCCGCTGGCGATCGTTACGATCAGCGGCCGCTCGGCCTGTGCAAGCAGCGCGGCGGCGCGGACTACGGCCTCGGGGTCGGGGTGTGCGGCGGTCGGCGTGGCGGCATGCCCCGGCAGAGAGCGCACGCGCGGCTCGGCGCTCTGCGCCAGCACCTCGCGCGGCAGGCTCAGATAGACCGGCCCGGCCGGCGCTGCGGTGGCGATCGCCAGCGCACGGTCCACGACTTGCTCGACGTTGAGCCCGTCGCGCAGTTCGTAGTCCCACTTCACAAACTCGCGCACCATGCCGGCCTGGTCGAACATCTCCTGCGCCCAGTGGATGTACGACGCACGCGAACCGAAGCGCCCTTCCTCAAATAGCGGCGTGCGCCCGGCGGTCATCAACAGCGGCACGCGGTCGCGCATGGAGTTCATCAGGCCGAGCACGGCGTTGGCCGTGCCGACACTGACATGCACCATGACGGCTTGCGGTCTGCCGGTGACCATGGTGTATCCGAGCGCCATGCAGACGGCGGCGTTCTCGTGCGCGACCGCGATCGGCTGCGGGAACGTCAGACCCGATTCCGGCGCACGCGCATACGCTTCGACGAGTGGCGCAAAGTCAGTGCCGCCGTTGGCGAACAGGTAATCGACCCCGCGCTGCTTTAAGTGCGCGAGGTATGCTTCGGCGACGGTGCGCGGCATGCTGGGTTCGCTCATGACTGTGTCCCGCGCGGCAGGTCGGATGTTGGAAAGCGCTGCCGCAACGAGGCGATTATAGCCGTGCGTTCAGCGCTATGCAAAGCGCGTCTGAATTGTTCGGAGTGGAATTGCTGCTGACGGGTTTCGTGCCCCTTCGTGCTTCTTCGTGGATGGACGTCGCGGCGCAACAATTCCGGCACTTCCGCTTTACTGCCAATCCTGATAAAATACGGCCATGACCGCCCCGGACTATCTCGTCATCGGACACATCGCCAAAGACATCACGCCGGATGGTCACACGATCGGCGGCACGGTAACGTACTCCGCGGTGGCTGCTCAGCGGCTCGGGCTGCACGTCGCGATTGTTTCTGCCGCGGATCGCGTATTCGGCGCGGAGGTGCGGGCGGCCCTGCCGGGCATTGCGCTGCACAACACGGTATCGGCTCAGTCCACGACGTTCCAGAACACGTACACCGACAGCGGGCGCGTGCAGGTATTGCGCGGGCACGCCGACACGCTCACGTTCGCCGATGTGCCGGCCGATTGGCGCGCGGCGCGCATTGTGCACCTCGGTCCCATCGCGCAGGAATGCGATGCGGCGCTGGCGCGGCAGTTTCCTGGCTCGCTCGTGGCGTTGACACCGCAGGGCTGGCTGCGCCAGTGGGATGCCGAAGGCCGTGTGCGCCCGTGCGACTGGCCCGATGCGCTGTCTGTGCTCTCGCAGGTCGATGTGCTCATCTTCAGCCCCGAAGACGTCGGGCATGATTGGGATCGCATCCACGCATATACGCGCGCGGCGCCGCTGGCCGTGCTGACGCTGGAGCGGCACGGGGCGCTGGTCTTTCAGCGTGACGAGGGGCGGTGGCTGTCGCCGCGCGAGGCGCGCGTGGTCGACCCGACCGGCGCGGGTGATGTGTTCGCGGCCGCATTCCTATCGGCGTATGTGGATCACCGTGATCCGTTTGCAGCGGCGCGCTTTGCCAACGTCGCCGCATCGTTCTCGATTGAAGGGCGTGGCATCTCCTCAATTCCCGATCGGGCCACCGTGGAGAATTGGCTGGCTACACACCCAACATTTTAGATCTCATTCAATTTACTAATTATGACACGTGTGTATAGCATCGCCAATCAAAAAGGTGGCGTCGGGAAGACGACGACAGCCGTCAATCTGGGCGCGGCGCTGGCCGAAAGAGGCAAGCAGGTTCTGTTGATCGATATGGACCCGCAGGCCAACGCCACGTCATCGCTCGGCGTCGACAAGCGCACCGTCCATCAGTCGATCTATGACTGCCTGATGGACAATGTGCCGGCCGAGCGGATCATCAAACTGACGAACTGGGTGCGGCTTGACCTGATTCCGGCGAACGCCGCGCTGGCGGGTGCCGAAGTAGAACTGGTCAATGAGGAAACGCGCGAGTACCGATTGCGTGAGATGCTGAGACAACTTTCAGCACCATACGACTTCATCCTTATCGATTGCCCGCCGACGCTCAGCCTGTTGACTCTAAACGCATTGACGGCCAGCGAGGGCGTGCTCGTGCCAGTGCAGTGCGAATACCTGGCGATGGAGGGTCTGGCGCAATTGGTATCGACAATCGAGGCGGTCAGGCGCAGCCTCAACCCAGACCTGCACATCGTGGGTTTGGTGCTGACAATGTTCGACAGCCGCACCCATCTGTCACAGCAGGTGGTCGATGAGGTGCGCCGGCACTTCGGCGATCGGGTCTTCGGCCCGCTGATCCCGCGCAGCGTCCGGCTTAGCGAGGCGCCGTCGTTCGGCCAGCCCGGCATCACCTACGCACCGACTACTCCGGGCGCGCAAGCCTATCGCGCGCTGGCGGTCGAACTGATCGAGCGCACAGATCGTGAGCCGGTTGCGCAGGAGCGTGTATGAGCAACCGTCGGCTTGGACTGGGACGCGGTTTGGATGCCCTGATCCCGCAACCCCGCACTCCTAGCACAGTGAGCAGCGGGAGCGTGCAGACCATCGACATTGATCGGATCGTGCCGAACCCGCGCCAGCCGCGCCAGCGATTCGCGCCGGATACCCTGCACGAGTTGGCCGAGTCGATCCGCGAGCACGGCGTGATCCAGCCGCTGATCGTCATGCAGATTCGCACCGGCGAGGTCGATGCTACGCCGCGCTACCAGTTGATCGCGGGTGAGCGGCGCTGGCAGGCGTCGAAGCTGGCCGGCCTGATGGTCGTGCCAGTCGTCGTGCGCGAGGCCAGCACACAGCAGATGCTGGAACTGGCGCTGATCGAAAACATCCAGCGCTCCGACCTGAACCCGCTCGAAGAGGCGCTGGCGTACCGCCAGTTGATGGATGATTTCCAGTTGACGCAGGAACAGGCCGCGGCACGTGTGGGCAAGAGCCGTGTCGCGGTCGCCAATGCGGTTCGCCTGCTCAAATTGCCGGAAGAGATCCAGCGTGTGCTCGCCGAAGGGCAGATCAGCGAAGGACACGCCCGCGCGTTTCTGCGCCTGGAGTCGGAGTCGGACCAGCGTAAACTGCTCAAGCATATTATCGACGATGGCTGGTCGGTGCGGCAAGCCGAGACCTTTGGCACGCCGGCCAAGACATCCAGCACGCGCAGTCGAACCGACGATCCGGAGGAAAGTGCGCGTGATCCGCAGGGCCGGCATCTGGAGCAGCAGTTTCGCCGCGCGCTCGGCACCAAGGTCACGCTGGTGCGGCATCGTTCGGGGGGTGGGCGGCTGATCGTCGAGTTCTTCTCGGACGAAGAGTTGCAGTCGATTCACGACCGGATTATCGGAACCGATCGCTGAACCTGTTGTAAAACGTGAAACATCAGCTTCAGCCGCACACCGATTGTAAAACGTGAAACATCGAGCATGAGCACACCAGAACCGGTCGGAACCCGCGTTGCCGATGTCCCGATCTGTAACTACGAAGGCTCGACATACCGCACCGACTTCTGGGAAGGCAAGGGGCGCGAGTATGAAGATGCGGTCGAACGTGTCGCGCTGCGTGCCCTGTTGCCAGCATGGGGTGAGCGGCTGATCGAGTTGGGTGCCGGCTACGGGCGCCTGGCCGACTTGTACGCCGGATTCGAGCGCGTGGTGTTGACCGACCGCGCCTTAACGCAGGTGCAGCAGGCGCGACGGCTGCGTGGCAGCGATCCACGCTTCGCTTTTGTCGTCTGCGACGCCTACGCCCTGCCGTTCAAGTCGGAGGCGGTGACGCAGGTCGTGTCAGTACGAATGTTACATCATCTGGTCGATGTGCCGCGTGCGCTCGTCGAGATCGCGCGCATCATCGCGCCGGGTGGCGCTTATGTGACGGAGTTCGCCAGCAAACGGCACCTCAAGTCAATCTTTCGCTGGCTGCTTCGCCGTCAGCAAGAGAACCCGTTTTCGCCGGAGCCACACGAGTTCGTGGCACTCAACTTCGACTTTCATCCACGCTGGATGGAACAACAAATGGCACGTGCCGGCTTTGCAATTGATGCGCGTCGCGCTGTATCGCATTTCCGGGTCGGTTTGCTCAAGCGGTTCGTACCCCTGAGACTGCTTGTTGCCGCCGATCGCGCTCTCCAACGTGTTGGAGGATGGTGGCCATGGACGCCAA
It contains:
- a CDS encoding thiamine pyrophosphate-requiring protein — encoded protein: MSEPSMPRTVAEAYLAHLKQRGVDYLFANGGTDFAPLVEAYARAPESGLTFPQPIAVAHENAAVCMALGYTMVTGRPQAVMVHVSVGTANAVLGLMNSMRDRVPLLMTAGRTPLFEEGRFGSRASYIHWAQEMFDQAGMVREFVKWDYELRDGLNVEQVVDRALAIATAAPAGPVYLSLPREVLAQSAEPRVRSLPGHAATPTAAHPDPEAVVRAAALLAQAERPLIVTIASGQDPQTVSMLAELAERFALPVVEARARFMCLSPAHPMHIGFDAASALDEADVVLVLEADVPWMPNLERPDAQAQIIHAGIDPLFSRYPMRSFPSDLSVTAPMRAFLPALTRAMKMASAGRDAQISARRERAAAWRRAAWGRYADERALDERAGGPISKVWLSRCLNDIKPPDAILVNEYSVQRPHIDFTQAGTYYQYPPIGALGWGVPAALGAQMAAPDRLVIATVGDGAYMFANPAACHQVAAAQKLPVLTIVCNNSRWDAVSDAALRMYPQGAAKQTGNAQLSSLSPSPRFEQYAEASGGYGECVTERAELPHALARALRVVREERRQALLNVICA
- a CDS encoding phospholipid carrier-dependent glycosyltransferase, which gives rise to MRNLTFRDGLLLVALTVLALAVRLVQLDSVPPGLHHDEAQNGLDARYLLESGERPIYIGTRFNGEPILQYAIMVSESVLGMTPVAVRFPSALFGALTVPLLYLLALELFRQGGASARAATRQAAIAAFVLATIYWHVNASREGYKPILVPLFSTLSFLLLLYTFRPAGGARPTGWRDWIWPVSTGIVLGVGFYTYPSIRFMYIIVALYVLLVLWRDRAQWRRPFARASVAAVVAALVFAPLAFYYVQHPAAFFTRSDQVAVWATRPGQMTEAIMENAGKVAGMFIVAGDSNPRHNLPARPALDWGLSAGFLLGLALVMRRATRPPYLLVILWLLIMLVPSVVTEAAPNFLRTLGAAAPTALLIGWGLGAVIDRAQRIPRLTPVALLLVSALLLASAAQSLNAYFNVMPRDPRIWYAFDVGLVKIGDVVRGLPAGERVYLSPFDSGQASIQFALGAARPDFKWFDGRKCLVAPPPDRPATMLIVSEDFRTLGHLREYWPQGTATRLADDFAGKEYLSMFRVPAQVWNNVPRAAVGKTFGGQMTLTGYTLLADRLAAGQGIPTVLFWRAQQPMQTAYTVFAQLVGPTNPRTGTPLWGQYDNQPCAGGYPTTRWDPAETLVHDFLIVVDKETPAGTYQIVVGAYDLKTGVRLTLSDGSDHVTIGPVEVQRP
- a CDS encoding ribokinase, giving the protein MTAPDYLVIGHIAKDITPDGHTIGGTVTYSAVAAQRLGLHVAIVSAADRVFGAEVRAALPGIALHNTVSAQSTTFQNTYTDSGRVQVLRGHADTLTFADVPADWRAARIVHLGPIAQECDAALARQFPGSLVALTPQGWLRQWDAEGRVRPCDWPDALSVLSQVDVLIFSPEDVGHDWDRIHAYTRAAPLAVLTLERHGALVFQRDEGRWLSPREARVVDPTGAGDVFAAAFLSAYVDHRDPFAAARFANVAASFSIEGRGISSIPDRATVENWLATHPTF
- a CDS encoding ParA family protein — translated: MTRVYSIANQKGGVGKTTTAVNLGAALAERGKQVLLIDMDPQANATSSLGVDKRTVHQSIYDCLMDNVPAERIIKLTNWVRLDLIPANAALAGAEVELVNEETREYRLREMLRQLSAPYDFILIDCPPTLSLLTLNALTASEGVLVPVQCEYLAMEGLAQLVSTIEAVRRSLNPDLHIVGLVLTMFDSRTHLSQQVVDEVRRHFGDRVFGPLIPRSVRLSEAPSFGQPGITYAPTTPGAQAYRALAVELIERTDREPVAQERV